TGCTTATTAAGAAAATTTCTGAGGCTTCAAAAAAGTGCGATACATATACTATCATCATAAATCTCATTGATGAAGTATTAAATTCAGATTCAGCAAAATCTAAAAGTAAATTATCACAGCGTGTTATGAAAGAAACGATAGAAACGGACGACCTTTAAAAAAACGCTGATAATCGGCTCACAGTAGACCCTATTTTAAGCATGAAAAAAGCACCCTCGGGTGCTTAGTAACATTTTTACAAGCCTGGCGGTTTTGCTACAACTTTGGCTCGTTGTTTAGGCTTTGCAATTTCCGCGTACTTTATCTCGGATCGATTGATAATAGTATCGATGTGTCTAAACCACCCCGAATCTTCGGAGCTGATTTCGCTTAATAGAAACTCCGGATCTTCGGTATCCAATTTGACTAATTGATTCCCACCAAAATAAACGATAACTTGCTTAATTTCTTTTGCTGACATAGTCACACCTCCTTCGACATCATATTTCGACGCAAAAGAAGTATTTTCCTGCAACTATTACCCATGTACCTTACTTCGCCGTCACCTCTGCAGCTTTTGGGGTTTAGATTATGGGCTTTACCTCCATTTTCCATTCGATGGCATTAAGCCGACTCACATACTCATCCCTGACTTCCAAAGGAATACGTTCATCTTCAATAATCGGTTCAGAATGTCCACAGTCTCCTTAACCGGCTCCAAATTCAAGGCATTGATCGTGATTTTTCTCGGTATTGCTACCATTACTTTCACCCCTTCCTATTGGTATTGGTGTACAACAAAAAGACCATACCCGATTGAGTATGGTCAAAGGATCTATTCTAGATTTAAGACATTAAGAGGATCGTTCCATCCTGTAACGACTCCGTTGTCAAAATTAACAATAGATGAATCATAAAACCATGTGTCTCCATTATTAATTATAGAACTTGGTGTTCCCATAGATTTTTTAACTGTTTCTTTAGTATCACCGAGTCCAAACTTTGTGATTCCAGTTGAGCTACTTAATTCTTCTTTTCTACGGGCTACGAATTCAGATGCGGATTCTGTCCCTGTATCTCTATTCCTCACTGCATCAAACACTGATGTTCCATCTTCGTATGTTGGATTTGGTTCGCTAACAGTTTCAGAAATCACCTGATTTTTCACTTGATCTAATTCTGTCTGAACACTTTGTAAAACACTTTCTTTGATTTGTTCATTCTGTGAATTCATCGTTTCTAATATTTCATTCTTGTAGCTTTCAAATTTACTTAATTGTGCATCTATATTGCCAACAGTGGACCAATTGTCGCTATAAAGTATCTTAGTTTCCCCTGTTATTCGATTGATCATTACTGGAAATTTTTGATCGAGTTTATCATACTTATATATTCCAGGATAGATGAAAATTCCAAAGGCTATAATACATATTATTATAAATAAATATTTAATTATTTGTTGAATCTTAGGTTTCCACATTAATGTATTCCCCTTATATATCCACATCGGTTGCGGTATTTACTATATCATCCGGTGAATGTCGCCGGGCTATCTTTATGCACAAAGAGCTCCTTTTCAGATTTTCAGCGACTCCCTACGCACTATTCACCTAAAAAAGTAATTCTGCAAGTATGACAATAAGAAGCGCTATTGCGGATCCTACCAGCAACCATTCGCCTTCGCCCACTTCTGAAAAGTCATATTTCTTATCTTCATCGACCGATATCTTGTTATGTCCATTGCTTTGTTTACTCTTTACATATGCATTTGCGATTTCTTTCGAAGTTTTACGCACAGCATAATTAAACGGCTTCCTCATAGTATCAACTCCCTGAAATCATATTTCGACATTAGGAAGGATTTACCTGCTAGAAAATGAAGAACGGCATGTCGCTCTACCCACTATGGAAAGTAACGACATACCGCATGAGCAATCCATATACCGCGATAATGGGATTTGGGTCACATTAACGATACACAGTTGCTATAAAGGAACCACATGTAATAGGTTCCTCCTATATATAGTGGGCGTTTACTAGACAAAAAACAGGGAGTTCTCTACGGTATCGCTAATCTTACGCTGCGCTCGTTGAATATATTCGCTAACGCTGCCGTAGGTAATGCCCAGCATCTTGGCTATTTCAGAATGTGGAATGCACTGACCATGTGCTAAGGTATAACATTCTCTTTCCCGTTCGCTTAATTGATTAAGTGCATACTCTAATTGGAACCGTTGTTCGTCTGAAAGGTTAGCTGGACTTCCCGCCTTTGAATCACTGGAGAAAGCTTGCATTCGTATTGGATCAAGTAGTATTTCCCGTTCATATCCAGCTCGCCGTTCAATCCCACGCTTATTCCCTGGTCTCCGTCCTGTATTCAGCCATTCAATCACAAATTCACAATCAGACTTCATTCCGGAGATTACCTTTTTATCATCAGCGTCAGCCTTCCTATATGCTCGCTCCGCGCCTTTGAGGGAGAGTTGATAGTTTAGGGCAGTTGCTGGACCTAAGTCCGTTACCTTTACTACAGGAGCCTTGCTATTGGCGATGTTCATCCTCATTCCCCTTTGTGGTATAATTTGGTCGAGGATAAAAGCTGCTATTGCCCTGATGCGTCAGGGCTTTTTTCTGTATAAATACCTTTCACCATCATAGAAAACATCTTCATGTTTGTGCTGATTGGATATGTGTTATAGGCATCCTTGAATCTCACCCAGGTCGGGCCCCACGCCAGTACATCTACAGGTAAGCCCGGGCTTGCAGTAAAGATAAACTGTCTATGTCCGGATCTTAAAGCATTTTGAGTGTCCTTGTATTTCATTCTACTGACCCCTTTAATACAAATGGCCGCTCGGCAGCCTTACCAGTAGGTTTGGGATATTTCAGATCTAGGTTTGCTCTCTCTTCCTCCGTGAGTTGTGAGCTCTTAATCTTTCCTTGCCCACCACCTGTAGATTCAATCTCCTTGCTTTTGATTCCTGAGTACCAATCACTCATTGTCTGTTTCCTCCCTTGGTAGGTTGATGGTCGCAAAGTGCGTGACGGCCGGTCCATCAACAGGGCTATTATCGTTGGGGCACCACTCATTCCAAATGAAGCATCCTTTATCTACGTTCGTGCCGTCTGAGATTAAATAGTATTTTTCAGGCTCTGGCTGGTTATCTGGGTACTTGATCCAGTTGATCATAGTGTCTTGTTCCTCTCTTTATGGGGAGCCTGATTATGCAAACCTTATCCGGCCCCCGTTTCACTGGGATTATTCGGTCTGACTCGATGGCCTGACGGCCGTTTATTTACCGTGTTCCTGCTTTTGATACAACGCGAATTTCCTTTCCCTTTCCTTGAAAGCCTCATAGTCACACCAGGTATACCCGACACCTTGCAATATGTGGTTATCACATCCGCACTCACAAATCTGATGAACAGAACCTTTTGCTGCTCGGAAATCTTTCTTGTACAGTGGCTTCATCACCACACCACATCTGGCACACTCGAAAGACATACCTCGATTAGTGATGACAGCCTTTCTACCCTTTGCCGGAGGAGCTAAGCATTCCTCGAAAGTAATCGGTATCGCGCTCATATCCTTTTCTCCCCCTTATACCTAAATGTGGGGGGTCTCAGCCCCCTTATAAGTTCAGTACAGCCAAACTATTTCTATATCCTCCTTGTGGGAGAGGAGGGCTATT
This window of the Paenibacillus sp. FSL R10-2734 genome carries:
- a CDS encoding sigma factor-like helix-turn-helix DNA-binding protein, which translates into the protein MNIANSKAPVVKVTDLGPATALNYQLSLKGAERAYRKADADDKKVISGMKSDCEFVIEWLNTGRRPGNKRGIERRAGYEREILLDPIRMQAFSSDSKAGSPANLSDEQRFQLEYALNQLSERERECYTLAHGQCIPHSEIAKMLGITYGSVSEYIQRAQRKISDTVENSLFFV